The Candidatus Zixiibacteriota bacterium genome window below encodes:
- a CDS encoding SgcJ/EcaC family oxidoreductase, whose product MRKSVLQASIILMVLPLFVILGCEKQNEVGDVEADISAINNNIDQYASSMNAGDLNLWISLWADDAIQMAPDAPAVIGKEQIRAKYESIFPQFIFKMTITNEEVRIGGDLAFSRGNYTVSMTPKAGGETIKIDGKYLSIEERQADGSWKIIRSCFNDNAPPKEVELEGTAG is encoded by the coding sequence ATGAGAAAATCAGTGTTGCAAGCTTCCATTATTCTCATGGTTCTCCCGCTTTTCGTTATTTTAGGCTGCGAGAAACAGAACGAAGTAGGAGACGTCGAAGCCGATATCTCTGCAATTAACAACAATATTGACCAGTACGCTTCCAGTATGAATGCGGGAGATTTGAATCTTTGGATTTCTTTGTGGGCTGATGACGCGATACAGATGGCACCAGACGCCCCTGCGGTCATCGGAAAAGAGCAGATACGGGCAAAATATGAAAGCATATTCCCTCAATTCATCTTTAAGATGACCATCACTAACGAAGAAGTTAGGATAGGTGGCGACTTGGCATTTTCCCGTGGTAATTACACAGTCTCTATGACTCCCAAGGCGGGAGGTGAGACAATTAAGATTGATGGTAAATATCTGTCAATTGAGGAAAGACAAGCCGATGGTTCTTGGAAGATAATTCGCTCTTGCTTCAACGACAACGCACCACCAAAAGAAGTAGAGCTGGAAGGGACTGCAGGGTGA
- a CDS encoding dockerin type I repeat-containing protein, whose product MNKYMKSLIWGILLLFFSQISVALPPGELSKINDPWATMIVDNSSYIHANYIFMLVTNHGSFGRDIDGVFFRHGNGTYYPYLSIDDIANALWPKSPLYAAGLWIGGKVDGEIRIAATEYASEFVPGPMVGGTFQPDRPEFKVYKLHRDSLGGNPNDDYTNWPTDQGAQVNSANQPIILGDQFLWTVFNDADPAQHVNVDPGGTLPLGIEIQQQIWGTYQEGSDISIYNSDISITQLGNSQIQVNAEIVEPNNITGNSYQVIIEGHPQFINVWHLINITTGDTLLLDQTDFSGSASQTVEGLVVKVKGLIPGFAEFSVVANANGPIDPPEAGAAEWAGFPVPLDLFGDPLQPTDNQQVGEGKWLFHMADNGGSSGGGTFGNFDAFVSNSVNFELISIYDYEMRFTGDNSNPGIGGSWAIELQYQFENDVFWVPFELWRTGINTPDDTSDDVRLIPLILDAANAYTGDFIYALESFGVKGSTCSGKCEHSVASGDDDPYTDLVYWCEPKNLSPGEAGYLAHEILLLDTVPGNDYVEVGREVFSRTVLVNWDGGEIPPFTQDVPEQGTIFRITTEKYDPPVDSFEFVAQPSLDETTGFESAAIYIQYKIYNKSQNTIEDCFFTLWVDPDLGGAGDDFIGCDTMANIFFCYNADNDDSRYGSSSPAIGFKLLTGPLVASPGNQAVFNGNLVNGFKNLNLYSFLNLAATYDPDHPHETYNSMLGLWPIGNPYTYNGAVLRYMQSGDPVSGTGDLDRSPADRRMMGTTGPVTMQPGDSQYVLIKIAVGQGTDRLNSITVMKEILNSRMQAIITGDANSDSKLNVADAVFLINYIFRGGSAPGNMTNNDVNCDGTINVADAVFLINHIFRGGSAPDCP is encoded by the coding sequence ATGAATAAATATATGAAAAGTCTTATCTGGGGAATTTTACTATTATTCTTTTCTCAAATTTCTGTGGCTCTTCCACCGGGTGAATTGAGTAAAATAAATGATCCATGGGCAACGATGATTGTCGATAACTCATCGTATATTCACGCCAACTATATATTTATGTTAGTTACGAATCATGGGAGTTTTGGGCGTGATATTGACGGCGTTTTTTTTAGGCATGGTAATGGTACTTACTATCCGTATCTATCAATAGATGATATTGCAAACGCTCTATGGCCCAAAAGTCCGCTTTATGCCGCGGGCTTATGGATTGGAGGAAAGGTTGACGGAGAAATAAGAATTGCGGCCACCGAATATGCCTCTGAATTCGTTCCCGGGCCGATGGTGGGCGGTACATTTCAACCGGACCGGCCGGAATTTAAAGTATATAAACTCCACCGTGACAGCCTTGGCGGTAATCCCAATGATGATTATACAAACTGGCCGACCGATCAGGGCGCTCAGGTAAATTCAGCCAATCAGCCTATTATCCTGGGCGATCAATTTTTATGGACAGTATTTAACGATGCTGATCCCGCCCAGCATGTCAATGTAGATCCAGGCGGAACGCTCCCTCTGGGGATAGAAATACAACAGCAAATCTGGGGCACATACCAGGAAGGAAGTGATATTAGTATTTACAACTCGGACATTTCTATCACTCAATTGGGGAATTCACAAATACAAGTTAATGCTGAGATTGTTGAACCGAATAATATAACCGGCAACTCTTATCAAGTTATCATAGAAGGTCATCCTCAATTTATAAATGTCTGGCATCTGATTAATATCACTACCGGAGATACTCTTCTCTTAGATCAAACCGATTTTTCGGGCAGTGCCAGCCAAACTGTCGAAGGATTAGTTGTAAAGGTTAAAGGATTGATACCGGGATTTGCCGAATTTTCCGTTGTCGCTAATGCTAACGGCCCGATAGATCCACCGGAAGCGGGTGCCGCAGAATGGGCGGGATTTCCGGTACCTCTGGATTTGTTTGGAGATCCATTGCAACCAACCGATAATCAACAAGTTGGCGAAGGCAAATGGCTTTTCCATATGGCTGACAATGGAGGATCATCTGGTGGTGGTACTTTTGGTAATTTTGATGCTTTTGTCAGTAATTCTGTTAATTTTGAGTTAATTAGCATTTATGATTATGAGATGCGTTTTACCGGAGATAATTCCAATCCCGGGATCGGGGGTTCCTGGGCTATCGAACTACAATATCAATTCGAAAACGATGTTTTTTGGGTTCCCTTCGAGTTATGGCGTACCGGAATCAATACTCCGGACGATACCAGCGATGATGTTAGACTAATTCCTCTTATATTAGATGCAGCGAATGCTTATACCGGCGATTTCATTTATGCCCTGGAAAGTTTTGGAGTAAAAGGTTCGACTTGCAGTGGAAAATGTGAACATTCTGTTGCGAGCGGTGACGATGATCCTTATACCGACCTGGTTTACTGGTGCGAGCCAAAAAATTTAAGTCCCGGTGAAGCCGGTTATCTTGCTCATGAAATTCTCCTTTTGGATACCGTTCCCGGTAATGACTATGTTGAAGTAGGTCGCGAAGTATTTTCCAGAACGGTTCTGGTTAACTGGGATGGAGGAGAAATACCACCCTTTACCCAGGATGTTCCGGAGCAGGGAACGATCTTCCGCATAACAACCGAGAAATACGATCCGCCGGTTGATTCATTTGAATTTGTCGCCCAGCCATCTCTTGATGAAACCACCGGATTTGAATCCGCGGCTATTTATATTCAGTACAAAATCTACAACAAGAGTCAAAATACAATTGAGGATTGCTTTTTCACTTTGTGGGTAGATCCGGATTTAGGTGGCGCCGGTGATGATTTTATCGGCTGTGATACAATGGCCAATATATTTTTCTGCTACAATGCTGATAATGACGATAGTCGATACGGGTCTTCCTCTCCGGCCATCGGATTTAAATTACTGACTGGGCCGCTCGTTGCTTCCCCCGGAAATCAGGCTGTTTTTAATGGAAATTTAGTAAATGGTTTTAAAAACCTGAACCTATATTCCTTTCTTAATTTGGCTGCAACTTATGACCCCGATCATCCGCATGAAACTTATAATAGTATGCTGGGTTTATGGCCTATTGGCAATCCCTATACATACAATGGAGCAGTCTTAAGATATATGCAATCCGGCGATCCGGTTAGCGGTACCGGAGACTTGGATCGTAGCCCCGCGGATCGACGCATGATGGGAACCACCGGACCGGTCACGATGCAGCCCGGCGACAGCCAGTATGTTCTTATCAAAATAGCGGTTGGACAGGGAACGGATCGATTGAATTCTATAACTGTAATGAAAGAGATTCTCAATTCCAGAATGCAGGCAATTATTACCGGGGATGCCAACAGTGATTCAAAACTAAACGTCGCGGATGCTGTATTTTTAATCAATTATATATTTAGGGGGGGGTCTGCTCCCGGGAATATGACCAATAATGATGTCAATTGCGACGGCACAATAAATGTCGCAGATGCTGTATTTTTAATTAATCACATCTTCAGGGGCGGATCGGCTCCCGATTGTCCCTAA
- a CDS encoding DNA methyltransferase — translation MNQTQGYYCHPQNRWKGIGPYYAMFPTNFADEVIRKYTDIGEYIIDPFAGRGTSLFSAAVNDRISIGVELNPVGWIYSKAKLNPAKKDMVINRLKVIGKLAKDCDRKIKDLPEFFHICFDKEILKFISCARANLNWRRSRVDQTIAAIILVYLHGKLGASLSNQLRQTKSMAPQYAIKWWKDNKLKPISIDPLDFLIERINWRYDKGIPELTRSYSYLGDSRIVLNRLLKDNFGKNISGKIKLLLTSPPYCGVTNYHYDQWLRLWLLGFPYVEESSFAASKNRYSNRKFYRKLLLRVFELSSKWLSRDAIIYVRTDAREFTFKTTKEILRKTFPQKSLLTIRRPINKPSQTALFGDFEQKKGEIDIILR, via the coding sequence ATGAATCAAACGCAAGGCTATTATTGTCATCCACAAAATAGGTGGAAAGGAATAGGCCCGTATTATGCTATGTTTCCGACCAATTTCGCCGACGAGGTTATCAGGAAGTATACTGATATCGGCGAATATATCATTGATCCATTTGCTGGTCGTGGAACATCTTTATTCAGCGCCGCGGTTAATGATAGAATAAGTATAGGTGTGGAGTTAAATCCTGTCGGTTGGATTTATTCAAAGGCGAAATTAAATCCCGCCAAGAAGGATATGGTGATTAATCGGTTGAAGGTGATTGGCAAATTAGCGAAAGATTGCGATCGCAAAATTAAAGACCTACCGGAGTTTTTTCATATATGTTTTGATAAAGAAATATTGAAGTTTATTTCTTGCGCAAGAGCCAATTTAAATTGGCGACGTTCAAGGGTGGATCAGACAATTGCAGCAATAATATTGGTATATTTACATGGTAAACTCGGTGCATCTCTTTCAAATCAACTCCGCCAAACAAAGTCAATGGCACCGCAATATGCAATTAAATGGTGGAAGGATAATAAACTTAAACCAATAAGTATTGATCCACTTGATTTTTTAATTGAAAGAATCAATTGGCGTTATGATAAAGGTATACCGGAGCTAACAAGAAGTTATTCATACTTGGGTGATAGCCGGATTGTGCTGAATAGACTTTTAAAAGATAATTTTGGGAAAAACATTTCCGGTAAAATAAAACTGTTATTAACCTCGCCCCCATATTGCGGTGTAACAAATTACCATTATGACCAATGGCTGAGATTATGGTTATTAGGATTCCCTTATGTGGAAGAATCAAGTTTTGCAGCCAGTAAAAATAGATACTCTAATAGAAAATTTTATCGAAAATTATTATTACGGGTATTCGAGCTGTCTTCTAAATGGCTTTCAAGAGACGCTATAATTTATGTGCGAACAGATGCAAGAGAGTTTACCTTTAAGACTACAAAAGAAATATTGAGGAAGACGTTTCCCCAAAAAAGCTTGTTGACCATTAGACGGCCAATAAATAAACCCTCGCAGACAGCCTTGTTTGGTGACTTTGAGCAAAAAAAAGGCGAAATTGATATTATATTAAGGTGA